GAGTCTCAACGAAAAGTGATTTGTCAGAAGATCGATGATTTTAGCTCACACGTGCGACCCTTtcaacataaaaatataaaataacaaaggGACCTTAATATGCTTATTAGGGTTAACTAACTAAGTCCACATCAAATTAtaggttaattaattaatttccagCTCAGGAAATTAAAATATCTGGAATGCTgtgtaattaatcaattattacATAtgctcattaaaaaaaaatcatttaattatTACAGATGAAGATCCAGACTTACGTGGTCTTGCACGTTTGACTTGGCTTTCTTATACACAAACCGACTTTGTGAGACCGTCGAGTCAGTTAGCGAAGGCTTCAATTCATCACCGGCAAACGACGGCAGCGGATGCATTGAACGGTCGCGGTTAACCGAACCACTAACACTTTGAACGCTCGGGACCCTCCACAGGCCCAATGGACTCCCATTTATGAGCCGCTGCTGCGAAAACGAGCTATGATGATGACTTCCGTAAAACCTATTATAACTGCTGCTTGTGGGGTGGCTGTTCCATGAAGGATAAGATAAAGTTGGGCCGGGCCAGTGATTGACGAGGCCGTAAAGCCCATCAGAGGAGGAGTTGTGGTGGACCATGGCGTGGGACTGGAAGTGAGCGCGTTTCGCGTGTTGACGTTCCCTTTTGTGTGCGTTTTGGTGGCCGCCTAAGGCTTGGGAAGTAGGGAAGTTACGGCAGCAGTAATGGCACTCGAATCTTCGACCATCGTCAGAAGTAGCGTTGTTGTTGAGGTCGTTAGCGTCTTTTTCTGAGTCGGGTTCGTTGTTGTTGGGTTCGGATGCGTTGGATCCGAATTCGAAGCCGAAGAGGCGGATGGGCTTGTCCTTGACTGGTGGTGCAGGGCGGATGAAAGGTAGCTGAGAGAAGGATTCCACATTCATGAAGTCATGAGTTTCTCTCTCACCACTGtccatgaagaaaaaaatgaactaagagagcaagagagagagagtgatatGGAGAGGTAGGAATGTTAGGAGGAAGAGAAGACTGCGAGAGAAAGGAAGTTTAGGGTACTGGGGTTGTATATCAGTATTGAGGGGATGTGGAGGAAAAAATGTGGGGGCCATGGTGGGTTTGAACAGTGGACTACTTGGGTTTGGACCCATTTGAGAGTGACACAAGTTCTGGTCAGATGAGAATGGGTTTGGCTTTCTCAAAAGTACCATACCTCCCCTCTCCTGCTTTATTTTGTTAGTTTGCTTTGTACACATTTGTTAACTTGTAGTATTCCTAGCAAGTCAATTACCTTTGAATTAAGCACGAGTTATCATGAGCACCTTATTCtccattattttttgttgttctaCATTGTTGGGTTcatattttcatgtattttaATATTGTTGCACTTGCATGTGAATATTGTTGCACTTGCACACATGCATTTCAGATCCTAACTTCTAGATGCGCCTAAATCATATTGTCATCACACTATTTTCAAATCATTAAAATGGTTCACTAATTTTCTCTCATGGCATACGCTTGATGAAAACCTAGTTAGTTATCTCTCTAAACTTAGAGTCTAAAGAATTTCGTCTGAAATCGGGAGTTATATTCTAAGCTAGTGCAATTATTTTCAACTGGTTTGCGCTGGGTCTCAATCCAACTAACATGTCGGATGGGTTTGCGAGCGCCTAACCCAACCTGAGTTTAGGCTTAATGGGACTATCTAAAAAACACGCATGATGAGTTGTTatcagtttaaaaaaaataattatttcagAATAATGTTCAATATTCCTAATATATAGTTCAGTCAGGTATCACTTCAAGGAGTAACATCTTAAGGGAGACTTGACAAATTGAAGAAAAGCATGTATCAACAAACAACTTGATTTCGTGATTACTTCAGAATATATA
The window above is part of the Tripterygium wilfordii isolate XIE 37 chromosome 3, ASM1340144v1, whole genome shotgun sequence genome. Proteins encoded here:
- the LOC119995430 gene encoding zinc finger protein 8-like isoform X1; amino-acid sequence: MDSGERETHDFMNVESFSQLPFIRPAPPVKDKPIRLFGFEFGSNASEPNNNEPDSEKDANDLNNNATSDDGRRFECHYCCRNFPTSQALGGHQNAHKRERQHAKRAHFQSHAMVHHNSSSDGLYGLVNHWPGPTLSYPSWNSHPTSSSYNRFYGSHHHSSFSQQRLINGSPLGLWRVPSVQSVSGSVNRDRSMHPLPSFAGDELKPSLTDSTVSQSRFVYKKAKSNVQDHVSLDLHL
- the LOC119995430 gene encoding zinc finger protein 8-like isoform X2, giving the protein MDSGERETHDFMNVESFSQLPFIRPAPPVKDKPIRLFGFEFGSNASEPNNNEPDSEKDANDLNNNATSDDGRRFECHYCCRNFPTSQALGGHQNAHKRERQHAKRAHFQSHAMVHHNSSSDGLYGLVNHWPGPTLSYPSWNSHPTSSSYNRFYGSHHHSSFSQQRLINGSPLGLWRVPSVQSVSGSVNRDRSMHPLPSFAGDELKPSLTDSTVSQSRFVYKKAKSNVQDHCQSNSK